CCGTCCTGCCTTTCACTTTCTGTCCGGCGAACAAACTCGACACCTTTTCACCAGCGAACCACTTCCGGCCTCCCAAGAATTTAGAGAACTGCTTCAGCACATCCGGCAGTGCTTGCAGGTACCCTGGCTTCAACTTGTCCTGAAGTCATCAGCGGAGATTAAGCGATGTGGGACTCGAGTCGCGTCCACTCCGAAACTGATACTCACAAAGTCGGTGTAACACAACCTCACAAAGCCATTCCGAAAGTCCATCGCCTGGTTCTCCAAGATGTCCACACGGACCTTCTCATCCTCGCTCTGTCCACCTGGGGAACAGTTTAGCACAATTGGTGGCCGAGACCGGAAGAAATTGGTTTGGCTTCTGAAATGGGGGACGTTCGTTTATAAAAGGCATACGAAACAGTACAGAGTACATTTCTGACTCAATCTGATCATATTTTctattaccataattcccagcctacagagcgcacctggttataagcatcggtacacagtttaatgctagcgccgcgctaatgctaacactagtgctgacgctagcattaaactatttactgaggcttacaaccaggtgcgccaAGGCTAGtgtcgcgctaacgctagcaccacatAAACGTAAAATAaaaagggttgaaagcgtgtggaaaaaagtcgcagcttgtaggccggaaatgacgatATTTGTACTTCATGACATTCATCTACTAGATGTGAAGGGACactgagcgcacctggttataagcctcagtacacagagtttaacgctagcgccccgctaacgctagcaccgtgctagcgttagaCTGTTtaccgaggtttataaccaggtgcgccaaGGCTAGTGTCGCGTTAACGGTAGCGCCACATAAACGTAAAATAAaaagggttgaaagtgtgtggggaaaaaaagttacagcttggaggctggaaattacagtatttttacttTGACATTCATCTACTAGATGTGAAGCAACACAGATCATGTTAATTAGGGGTGTCCCAATTTGATCTTTGAGATTCCTTCCAATGTTAGCAAGGATCTAAAAATCACGTGACCTCGTAGATGGTTATTGGATTCCACGTTCCcatttgggaattttttttccagctgcgCCTGGATGGCGCGCAGAGCCCACGAGATCGCTACAACAGTTCGCTAAGGTGCTAGCACAGTAGCAAGGAGTAGGTGTGAATAATACCAACATCAtggcctttatttatttttgtgtttaaaaaaaaaaaataatttgcaggCGCAAAGctaaccatgaaaaaaaaacattgatgagCTAAAGGAAACTAGCATTGGTCTCGAAGATCTTGGCTCGCTCATGATGATGAAGCCGTGAAACCATACAATCACCATAGTCGGTTTTATATGGTTCAAACTGTGAAAAATTAGTTATAATAATGATATTCAAGTGTGATTTCGATTTTCTTACTGCATATGTGTATCATATGCACCAAGCTACCCCTCAGAGGCAAAGATGTGCAAGGCGGTCAAAAACTAAATCTCTACTGTGTCGAGAACTATTTGTTGCACGCGGCGAACGCAAGTGTTGTTCCTCCCACATAcggacaaacaaaaataatttaactgTTATTTTACACTTAGTATAATTTGTATTTACTACTGATATTTTGCATGATTTACTAATGTATTCTTTCATGTATGTTAAGCAGTGGTTATGTAGCaaatcaaatatatttatttttcaggatTTCCTAATATGAAtcatataatttatatttactGCGACATAAGCAAAGGATGTGTGACTGTTGCTGATATTGGATTAGATCGGTATCGGATCAAAAGGTGCAAAACCAGAATCGGGACATCTCTAACATTCAGGATTTTTCACAAAAGTAGGACATGCGTACAGTAAATACTGAAATATCTTACATAAATTGTGCTTCCGGGCAATATATCTCATGATTGCGTTGCTCTGCACGATCTTCCTGTCGCCGTCCTCCAAGTACGGCAACTGCAACGACGTTATGAAACGTCAATCATAAATCTTTAAGTACGGCGGTGAAGGCGCCGTCAAAGCCGTCACTCACGTTGGGAAAGTCCATCCCGAGATGGGGCTTCACGTCAAACCAGCAGCTCTTGTCGTAGTCGGGCGCTGCATTGGGAGGAACGCGTCGGTAAAGGCAACGGCGCGAAGCGGATCTTTGCGGGTCGCGGAGTTTTACCTTCCCCGCACGAAAAGAACTTCTCCTCGTACGGCGTCTCCGTGTACTCCAGCAGCAGGCGAATAGGCTGAGCCAGCTGCGGGGGGAAAGGAAGAACACCGGTTTTATTCAGTTGTTTAAGAATACTCGGACGTGTTGCGTCTTGCGTTCACGAGCGTGGGCCGAGAAGAAGCCCCGTCTTGAAGATGTCGGAAAGTGACAACTTGGCACACCGCAACTTAATGGAATACATGAACTTAATTAATTCATTGActtatttttctaaaatgttttcattaagaTTATTGGCTGTCTCTGCTGCAGGGTGGATGCAGGCGCTCCCTTGAGCTGCTTTTACTGCCCCTGAAACTACGACACATGCCATTTATGACTGTCTCaatatcatatttttctttgcatATTTTAAACGCGTATTCATGATCACTCAATTGATTGGCTGCCGGATGTCGCATGATTTCTGCTGCCTTTCAGGCTGAGGCACGTGACCCATAAAGTGCATGTGACCATTCAAAAATTAAAtgccgggttaaaaaaaaaaaacactaatccACTAACACAATAGAAGCCTTTTACAGTCCAGAAGatattaatataattttatttcataatgGTTGCTATCGTTTGACACACAATGGCCAATTATTCTCATACCACACCTGCGTCGTCCTGTGAAATTTCGCAACTGACTTTTAGTTTCAATTAAAAACTACTATTTACGCTTCtattcagaatattttttgtCCTAGTTTGTAATACAATTTTGAACTTAATCGTTAATTAATGTGAAGTTATGAACCGAGGTCACGTGCCACCCATAAAAGGATACAAATGAGCCTAAACGAATAAAAAAAACCACGACGGCTCGTTCACGAAACCTAAAATGCTCacgttgtcgtttttttttttttttttttttttggggggggagcaaATTCCCGAGGGAGTTTTTTATTGTTGTGCGTCCTGGCCAAGAACCGTCACgcaagctagcattagcattagctgcAGAAACTGCAAGTTTCCACTGCAATAACGCACGCACAAACAGACACGCGCACGCGTGtttaatgtcattttgtttGGTTATGACCATTGCGGTACCGACAGAATGCTaacttttaacattacacagCAATGTGGGGAGGAAATATTAGATTATGAGTGAACATTTGAAGAAAAAGATGTCGTGAAGATCGCAGAACTCACCCCGCGAATGTCCCAATAAGCTAATTTCAACTTGGCTCCCATTTTTGTCGACTTGAGTTTTGGCTCGCTTGCCTGAGTCGCTGCAGCTTCCAGAAGGCGTGAGGACGGACAACCGGAAAGTTTGGTTGGGAGGTCTTCAAATGCACTCGTCCGAGTGGGCGGGGTTCATTGAGGATCAACAGCCGACTTGGAAAAAGGTTTGCATTTCCTCCGTTTTCGACACATTTCCAGCCGTCTTTCCAGCTCAGTCGCGCAGGGGATCGTATACTACGTAAATAAATCTAAATtgaattttctttcaaaataaggAACTTTCAGTTTCCTACCGGtgtagactgttttcgaccatgtGACTCCATCTAGGGcccgcggccatgttggatgggttcactctactgacgcgccgttcactAATGCTCTTGGAGTTACACAAATTTCGTACgtctgttaaaagtgacgcatgacggctaaaaagactttggaaagttattggggttcattagatgttgtttcaagaaaccattacgacaagaagtgtgctttgatcgacaatatcgacccatatgccttggagaaacacaaatgcagcacacaaatgtgggcgtcggtaacctatccaaaCATCGTCCACGatttcctcttctcgacaacCGCTTATACCGtagaccaactaaagaattctaaaggtctggaggcctaaaACCAGTTCATCAATGGCcgggttcgtcatgcggcggtatccattggaAGCAACctgtgcaatttaaatatgt
This DNA window, taken from Syngnathoides biaculeatus isolate LvHL_M chromosome 2, ASM1980259v1, whole genome shotgun sequence, encodes the following:
- the LOC133513737 gene encoding glutathione S-transferase Mu 3-like, whose translation is MGAKLKLAYWDIRGLAQPIRLLLEYTETPYEEKFFSCGEAPDYDKSCWFDVKPHLGMDFPNLPYLEDGDRKIVQSNAIMRYIARKHNLCGQSEDEKVRVDILENQAMDFRNGFVRLCYTDFDKLKPGYLQALPDVLKQFSKFLGGRKWFAGEKITFVDFIMYELLDQHRMFQPTCLADFKNLQDFLDCFEGLEKIAAYMKSNRFMKTPVNNKMAKWGNKKE